A single Triticum dicoccoides isolate Atlit2015 ecotype Zavitan chromosome 2A, WEW_v2.0, whole genome shotgun sequence DNA region contains:
- the LOC119353691 gene encoding uncharacterized protein LOC119353691, whose product MGMGTALQPAMAAAASNTAHRPRPLPAANRGTSRPTASAPPVRALVCSAPPQSRPPRHAVSTTARAAEAGAASSTSPDAVTYSSSINTDMPLYEPPGVSFDEYLQDRPRVFRAMFPDESRSQQLSDEEWRIQMLPLEFLFITVRPVVVMQLRNRAAGGLDLRITEWELRGLDSGYTPASFDLGVRGSLYADRGQRRGSRLRGHLEISITVALPPPMRIVPEAVLRGVAESVLSTLAERMKRDVDVGLVADFRRFRLEKAASRAAVTRADSKA is encoded by the exons ATGGGCATGGGCACGGCACTACAGCCGGCCATGGCCGCCGCGGCCTCGAACACGGCCCACCGGCCGCGGCCGCTGCCTGCCGCGAATCGCGGCACCAGCCGCCCCACCGCCTCCGCGCCGCCCGTGAGAGCGCTGGTCTGCTCGGCTCCCCCTCAGTCGAGGCCGCCGCGGCACGCCGTCTCGACCACGGCCCGGGCGGCGGAGGCTGGGGCAGCGTCGTCCACCTCGCCGGACGCCGTCACCTACTCCTCCAGCATCAACACCGACATGCCCCTCTACGAGCCCCCGGGG GTGTCGTTCGACGAGTACCTCCAGGACCGGCCCCGCGTGTTCCGCGCCATGTTCCCCGACGAGAGCCGGAGCCAGCAGCTCAGCGAT GAGGAGTGGAGGATCCAGATGCTGCCGCTGGAGTTCCTCTTCATCACCGTGCGCCCCGTCGTCGTGATGCAGCTGCGCAACCGCGCCGCCGGCGGGCTCGACCTCCGAATC ACCGAGTGGGAGCTGAGGGGGCTGGACAGCGGCTACACGCCGGCGAGCTTCGACCTGGGCGTGCGAGGGTCGCTGTAcgcggacagggggcagcggcgcggcAGCCGGCTGAGGGGCCACCTGGAGATCTCCATCACCGTCGCCCTCCCGCCGCCCATGCGGATCGTGCCGGAGGCCGTCCTCCGGGGCGTCGCCGAGTCG GTCCTGTCGACGCTTGCCGAGAGGATGAAGCGGGACGTGGACGTCGGCCTCGTCGCCGACTTCCGGAGGTTCCGGCTGGAGAAGGCGGCGTCCAGAGCGGCGGTGACGAGAGCAGACAGCAAAGCCTGA